One region of Qipengyuania sp. SS22 genomic DNA includes:
- a CDS encoding HWE histidine kinase domain-containing protein yields the protein MNPQDVNLSNCDREPIHQLGRIQGFGALIAVNSDWFVAHRSTNLEALFGTGRTVEIGDRLSRLLSREALQQLRSSAAALSMPDQVERLFGLALFDSDELFDCALHSSGGNTVIEIEPHAAGDLNRQLSILRPIMTRLEKHTEVESLVDEAARQLRLALQIDRVMVYRFREDLSGEVIAEAARDDLEKFHGLRYPRSDIPDQARALYVRNRFRIIADVEAEPVPVEPGVSFDGEPLDLSMSTLRAVSPIHIEYLKNMGVGASLSISIIIGGKLWGLFACHHYGPKLLPYSQRTAAELFSEFFSLTLDRTLARQSADRREMGREVHTRLMRDVAAGTPLSSSLPMIEPVIQQVIPHDGVSIFVEDIYDARGSAPNEEEFRAIVSSLNGTATSKLLATEAIAQRLPPAARFADRATGALVIPVSRTPRDYLILWRKPLTQTVTWAGNPEKPVETGPNGDRLTPRKSFEAWRETVEGRAEKWSRAEIEIAESLRVTLLEIILRLTDEAVTERARAQQQQELLIAELNHRVRNILNLIRGLINQSKGDARDIESFVEIVAGRVASLASAHDNITKGNWSHAPFSELIETEANAYVASSRDRLDLHGPEAMIAPEAYTVMALVIHEMITNSAKYGSLSDSSGRLEVEVSRDDEDNFCAQWRERGGPPVKPPSRRGFGSTITERSIPYELDGTAEINYRLEGVEARFCIPARYVEWRSRDGERSTPAKQKKDARLDKLPESVLLVEDSMIIALDAEDCLKEIGIGTVQIESSVAAALDALAKSRPELAILDYNLGKENSEPVAAKLREMGVPFWLATGYGEMQDRVEELGASGLLTKPYGKDELVEIIGSYDRDN from the coding sequence ATGAATCCGCAGGACGTCAATCTTTCCAATTGCGATCGCGAACCGATCCACCAGCTCGGCCGGATCCAGGGTTTCGGCGCGCTCATCGCCGTCAATTCCGACTGGTTCGTCGCGCATCGTTCGACCAATCTCGAAGCCCTGTTCGGCACCGGCCGCACGGTCGAGATCGGTGACCGTCTCTCGCGGCTGTTGTCGCGCGAGGCGTTGCAGCAGCTGCGCAGTTCGGCCGCCGCGCTGTCGATGCCCGACCAGGTCGAACGGCTGTTCGGTCTCGCGCTGTTCGACAGCGACGAGCTGTTCGATTGCGCGCTGCACAGTTCGGGCGGGAATACGGTGATCGAGATCGAACCGCATGCGGCGGGCGATCTCAACCGCCAGCTGAGCATTCTGCGGCCGATCATGACCCGGCTCGAAAAGCATACCGAAGTGGAGTCGCTGGTGGACGAAGCGGCCCGCCAGTTGCGGCTGGCGCTGCAGATCGACCGCGTGATGGTCTATCGCTTCCGCGAGGACCTCTCGGGCGAAGTCATCGCCGAAGCCGCGCGCGACGATCTCGAGAAATTCCACGGCCTGCGCTACCCCCGATCGGACATCCCCGACCAAGCGCGCGCGCTCTATGTCCGCAACCGCTTCCGCATCATCGCCGATGTCGAAGCCGAGCCCGTCCCGGTCGAACCCGGCGTCTCCTTCGATGGCGAACCGCTCGACCTCAGCATGAGCACGCTGCGCGCGGTTTCCCCGATCCATATCGAATATCTCAAGAATATGGGCGTGGGTGCCTCGCTGTCGATCTCGATCATTATCGGCGGAAAGCTGTGGGGGCTGTTCGCCTGCCACCATTACGGGCCCAAGCTGCTCCCCTATTCGCAGCGCACCGCAGCCGAACTGTTCTCCGAGTTCTTCTCGCTGACGCTCGACCGTACGCTGGCGCGCCAGAGCGCCGATCGGCGCGAGATGGGTCGCGAGGTTCACACCCGGCTGATGCGCGATGTCGCCGCGGGGACGCCGCTATCTTCCAGCCTGCCGATGATCGAGCCGGTCATCCAGCAGGTCATCCCGCATGACGGGGTGAGCATTTTCGTCGAGGACATTTACGACGCGCGCGGGTCTGCCCCCAATGAAGAAGAATTCCGCGCGATCGTTTCTAGCCTCAACGGCACTGCGACAAGCAAGCTGCTCGCTACCGAGGCGATTGCCCAACGCCTGCCGCCCGCTGCCCGGTTTGCCGACCGGGCAACGGGCGCGCTGGTCATCCCGGTATCGCGCACCCCGCGCGATTATCTGATCCTGTGGCGCAAGCCGCTCACCCAGACCGTGACCTGGGCGGGCAACCCCGAAAAACCGGTCGAGACCGGCCCCAATGGCGACCGGCTGACCCCGCGCAAGAGCTTCGAGGCCTGGCGCGAAACCGTCGAGGGCCGTGCCGAGAAATGGTCGCGTGCCGAGATCGAGATTGCCGAGAGCCTGCGCGTCACGCTGCTCGAAATCATCCTGCGGCTGACCGACGAGGCGGTGACCGAACGCGCCCGCGCGCAGCAGCAGCAGGAATTGCTGATCGCGGAGCTCAACCACCGCGTGCGCAATATCCTCAACCTCATCCGCGGGCTGATCAACCAGTCCAAGGGCGATGCGCGCGATATCGAGAGCTTCGTCGAAATCGTCGCGGGCCGGGTGGCCTCGCTCGCCTCGGCGCATGATAACATTACCAAGGGCAATTGGTCGCACGCGCCGTTTTCGGAGCTGATCGAGACCGAGGCCAATGCGTATGTCGCGAGCAGCCGCGACCGGCTCGACCTGCACGGCCCCGAAGCGATGATCGCGCCCGAGGCCTATACGGTCATGGCGCTCGTGATCCACGAGATGATCACCAATTCGGCGAAATATGGCTCGCTGAGCGATTCATCGGGCAGGCTCGAGGTGGAAGTGAGCCGCGATGACGAGGATAATTTTTGCGCGCAGTGGCGCGAACGCGGGGGGCCGCCGGTCAAGCCGCCCAGCCGTCGCGGCTTCGGCAGCACGATTACCGAACGCTCGATACCCTACGAACTCGATGGCACCGCCGAGATCAATTACCGGCTGGAAGGTGTCGAAGCCCGGTTCTGCATCCCCGCGCGCTACGTCGAATGGCGCTCGCGCGATGGCGAACGCAGTACGCCGGCCAAGCAGAAAAAGGACGCCCGGTTGGATAAGCTGCCCGAAAGTGTGCTGCTGGTCGAAGACAGCATGATCATCGCGCTCGATGCCGAGGATTGCCTCAAGGAAATCGGGATCGGGACGGTGCAGATCGAAAGCTCGGTCGCAGCGGCGCTCGACGCGCTGGCAAAGAGCCGGCCCGAACTGGCCATCCTCGACTACAATCTGGGCAAGGAAAACAGCGAACCGGTAGCCGCCAAGCTCAGAGAGATGGGCGTGCCGTTCTGGCTGGCGACGGGTTACGGGGAAATGCAAGACCGGGTGGAGGAACTGGGCGCATCGGGCCTGCTGACCAAGCCCTATGGCAAGGACGAGCTGGTCGAGATCATCGGCAGCTACGACAGGGACAACTAG
- a CDS encoding energy transducer TonB produces the protein MAEPATRYAQTRKRLNPWVIALIALIHLGLFYLLVRALAPTAVAGVERSVVSAFTVTVSAPEEEPEPTEPEPEGAQGDPGREAVPDAVTAPEPERRMREDPPAPRASSTGTADTAGATDQGQGTGRSGSGEGTGSGEGGGGQGGGAATKPVLTRAITDASAFPVPPGGRQARIGQSVIVRLSVSPQGRATRCSIYRPSPFPETDAAVCRLALDQLRFEPARDASGNPVAATFHYQQRFFN, from the coding sequence ATGGCTGAACCCGCGACCCGCTATGCGCAAACCAGGAAGCGTCTCAATCCCTGGGTGATCGCGCTGATCGCGCTGATCCACCTCGGCCTGTTCTACCTGCTGGTACGCGCGCTGGCGCCGACCGCAGTCGCCGGGGTCGAACGCTCGGTGGTGTCGGCCTTCACCGTCACGGTCTCCGCGCCCGAGGAAGAACCCGAACCGACCGAACCCGAGCCCGAAGGCGCGCAAGGCGATCCGGGGCGCGAGGCAGTGCCCGATGCGGTTACCGCCCCCGAGCCCGAGCGCCGGATGCGCGAAGATCCGCCGGCGCCGCGCGCATCCTCGACCGGCACCGCCGACACGGCTGGCGCGACCGATCAGGGGCAGGGCACCGGCCGGTCGGGATCGGGCGAGGGTACGGGCAGCGGCGAAGGCGGCGGCGGCCAGGGCGGCGGCGCGGCGACCAAGCCGGTGCTGACGCGCGCGATCACCGATGCGAGCGCCTTCCCGGTACCGCCCGGCGGACGCCAGGCGCGGATCGGCCAGTCGGTGATTGTCAGATTGTCGGTGTCGCCGCAGGGCCGCGCGACGCGCTGCAGCATCTATCGGCCCAGCCCGTTTCCCGAAACCGATGCGGCGGTCTGCCGCTTGGCGCTCGACCAGCTACGCTTCGAACCGGCGCGCGATGCCAGCGGCAATCCGGTCGCGGCGACCTTCCACTACCAGCAGCGCTTCTTCAATTAG